In a single window of the Arachis hypogaea cultivar Tifrunner chromosome 6, arahy.Tifrunner.gnm2.J5K5, whole genome shotgun sequence genome:
- the LOC112698099 gene encoding pterocarpan synthase 1, with protein MAKSKTLFSIFLVLVVILVTAKAQSFHQSISPASLGLQEEKLSHLRFYFHDVVSGPNPTALRVAQAQTTNNSATSFGAVDVIDDTLTIAPESNSKVVGKAQGIYAFASQDEIGLLMVMNLVFVEERLNGSTLSLLGRNTVSSPVREMSIVGGTGVFRFARGYAQAKTVSFTAQEAVVEYNVFVFHHDAILI; from the coding sequence ATGGCCAAATCCAAAACACTGTTCTCTATTTTCCTTGTTCTTGTTGTGATTCTTGTCACCGCCAAAGCACAAAGCTTCCATCAAAGCATTTCTCCAGCATCACTTGGCCTACAAGAGGAGAAGCTCAGCCACCTTCGCTTCTACTTCCATGACGTTGTTAGTGGGCCAAACCCAACCGCTCTCAGGGTGGCCCAAGCCCAAACCACAAACAACTCCGCCACGTCGTTTGGAGCAGTGGATGTGATAGATGACACGTTGACAATTGCGCCTGAATCTAACTCAAAGGTGGTAGGAAAGGCCCAAGGGATTTATGCGTTTGCGTCACAGGATGAGATTGGGTTGTTGATGGTGATGAACTTGGTGTTCGTGGAAGAACGGTTGAATGGAAGCACACTGAGCTTGTTAGGGCGGAACACGGTGTCTTCCCCTGTAAGGGAAATGTCCATCGTCGGCGGCACCGGGGTTTTCCGATTTGCACGTGGTTACGCTCAGGCCAAGACTGTTTCTTTCACCGCTCAGGAGGCAGTTGTAGAATACAATGTTTTTGTGTTTCATCATGATGCAATCTTAATATGA